The following DNA comes from Noviherbaspirillum sp. L7-7A.
CTTGTACTGCGTCACCACGCCGATGCGGCGTATGCCCGAGTTCAGGCAGTTCGACAGCGCGAAGTCGATGATGCGGAACTTGCCGCCGAAATACACCGCCGGCTTGGCGCGCTTGTCCGTCAGACGCTCCAGCCGCGATCCGCGGCCTCCGGCCAGCACCAGCGCCATGGTGCGCTTGGGCAGTTGCCGCGAGACCAGAAGTTTGTCCATTGATCGTCTCATTTGTCGTGTCTTTTTGATGGTTTGGTGTGGCGGGGACCCTGCATGCCTGCCGTCCGGCGTCACCTGGAAAACGGGATTCTTGTCAAAACTATCTCTCAATCGCCGGCCGCCAGTATTGTTTCTGCGCTAGTCCGCGTTAGGAAAAACCAGCGCCGTCAGCCGCGCATGCCTTGATAGAATTGGCTGCCGCGCGCAAGTTCCATGCAATTATCGTACCTTTGAGCAAGGTTTCCTTCGGTTCTGTTTTTCCCCATCCACCACGCCTTCCACCAGCCATGTCCATGCCCGCTTTTCCCGCACCATCGCAGCGTTACGTTCGTGTACTCACCATCGCCGGCTCCGACAGCGGCGGCGGCGCCGGCATCCAGGCCGACCTGAAAACCTTCGCCGCCCTGGGCTGCTATGGCATGAGCGCCATTACCGCCATCACGGCCCAGAACACACTGGGCGTGACCGCCATCCAGGCCCTGCCGGCATCGCTGCTGACCCAGCAGATCGATGCGGTGACCACCGATATCGGCGTGGACGCGGTCAAGATCGGCATGCTGCACGACCCGGACGTGGTGCTGGCGGTGGCGGCGGCAATTAGCCGCTACGGCTGGACGAAAGTGGTGCTGGACCCGGTGATGGTGGCCACCAGCGGCGACGCGCTGATTGCCCGCGAGACGGTGGCCGTGCTGGTGCGTGAGTTGTTTCCGCTGGCCACGGTGGTGACGCCGAACCTGGATGAAGCCGCCCTGCTGCTGGGCCGGCCGGTGACGCGGGAAGCCGAACTGGCGCAGGCAGCGGCCGACCTGCTGGCGCTGGGCGCGCCGGCCATGCTGCTCAAGGGCGGCCATCTGGCCGGCGAGGAACTGGTCGATCTGCTGCTGGAAGCCGGCCAACCGCCGCAACGCTACGCCAGCGCGCGCATTGCCAGCAGCAATACCCATGGCACCGGCTGCACGCTGTCGTCGGCGATTGCCTGCCATCTGGCGCTGGGGCACGATCTGGCCGAAGCGGTGCGCCTGGCGCGCGCCTATGTGGTCGAGGCAATCCGGCACGGGGCGGATGTGCGGGTTGGCGGCGGGCATGGGCCGCTGAATCATGGGTTTGCGCCGGCGGCCATGCGCAAGGCTTAAGGAGAGGCGACAGGCCGCAATCAACCTGTCGTCGACATGGCTCAGCCAATCTCAACCGAACAAAACCGATAAAAGGATATTTGTTCGGTTTTTTTCTACATAAATAGGGACATGGCTTTGCCGGCGCCAGTTGATTCCCACGCTTAACGCTGATCGGTCTCCCAGGACAGGCCCGACAGTTTGTGCTATCAGGAAATTTTCCGGTCAGGCAGTCTTTGGATACCGTGAGAACCTGCAAATTCCGCCATCAGCAGGCTCGTGAATTGAATTTCACCCGAACATCGATAGACGCAAAATTATCCTCAAAATGATTCATCAGCCAAGTCGGGCTTGGAAACGGCGCTGCCATGCTGCATTCCGGGCGCGGCCCCATCCATATTGCAGCCGCTCCATTGCCCGGGGCAGGAATACCGGAGCATGACGACGGCTGATCAAGCGCGTTGCCTCACGCCGTCGAGCATCAGGTCCGCAGGCCTTGCCTGCCTGCTTCCCTTGCCGCATCAAGGCGAAAGCCGCTCGCAATCCCGCCGGGCGCGGATCGCCGGCACATCGCCTCTCATGGCGAAGCAGACAGCGCCATGAAATCACGCGCCCCATGGATCGTACTGTTCGCCGGCCCGATGCTGGACGCACCGCTCTGCGAGCGGGAACGCTTCCCGGCCGACATGGCGCCGCTGGCGACTGCCGAAATCGCACTGCGCCTGGCGCTGCTGGATGCCGGTCCGGGCGACCTGGCGTTGTGCGATGGCGCCTGCGGCGGCAGCCTGCTGTTCGCCGAGGCGGCGCTGGCGCGTGGCATGCGGCTGGAACTGCGCCTGCCATTCGATGAAAAACGCTTCCTGCGGGAAGCGGTCGCCTTCGCCGGCCAGCACTGGCTGTCGCGCTACCTGCGCATCCGCAGCCATCCACGCACAGTGGCCTACTGCCTGCCCGAGCAGGCCGTGCCCGCCGCCGGCAACCCCTTCGCCGAGGCCGGTCAGTGGCAGCTCAACGCCGCCCTCTCGCATGGCAGCGACCGGGTATGGCTGATGACGCTGTCGGAAGGCCCGAATGCTTTCGACGCCGGAAGCGGTACTGCGCAATTGGTGGAGGCCGTGCATCGCTATACTGGACAGATCATTGCCATCGATGCCGCTCATTTGCTGCGCAAGACCAGGGAACGCCGGCGCAACTGACGGCGCCTGACCTCATGCGCGTCGCCCTTTGCGGCCAGGCATGCCGGCGCAGACGGGCGCGCAGCATGGCAAGCCAGCGCAATAACGCCAGAGACAGTTCGTCAGGCGTTTTACCTCGATACGGAGCCTGCCATGCCCGACGTTTTTCTGAGTTATGCCGAACAGGACCGCGATACCGCGCGCCGTGTCGCCAGCCTGCTGCAGGCACAGGGCTGGAGCGTTCACCCGGAGCAGGCGCCGGCCAATGATGCCGAAGCGCGCTGCATGGTAGTACTGTGGTCGCGTCACTCCGTCAACAATGACCAGGTGGCCGCCGAGGCCGAGCAGGGGCGCGCCCGCCATGCCCTGGTGCCGGTGCTGCTGGAACAGGTCACGCCGCCGCCCGGCCTGCGCAGCATCCAGGCGGCCGACCTGTCGGGCTGGGACGGCACGGCCGCTGCGCCCGGCGCGCGCCAGCTGGTGGCCGACCTGGCCGGGCTGCTGGGCCAGCCGCTGCCATCGGGGCGGGTGATCCTGCCGCCGGTGAAGGTGGCGCCGCGCCTGCATCCGGCCTGGCTGATCCTGGTGGCGCTCGGCCTGCTGCTGGCCGCCGGCCTCGGCGCCATCACCCTGTGGCGCAACGCGCCGGCGCCAAAGCCGGCCGCAGCCGCGGCCACCCTGCTTTACGCAGCCAGCAGCGCCGCCAGCGGCGCGGTCCAGCCGACGATGCCGCCCTGGGCGCGGATCATCGCCAGCGTCGCCTCGTGAAAGGCCGGGAAGTAGCTGGCGGCCGCATCCTCCACCAGCAGGCATTCGTACCCGCGGTCATTGGCCTCGCGCATGGTGGTCTGCACGCAGACCTCGGTGGTCACGCCGGCCAGCAGCAGATGGCTGATGCCCCGCTTCCGCAGCACCTCGTTTAGCCCGGTGGCATGGAAGGCGCCCTTGCCGGGCTTGTCGATCACGAGCTCGCCTTCCAGCGGCGCGACCTCGGGCAGGATCTGGTTGCCCGGCTCGCCGCGCACCAGGATGCGGCCCATCGGCCCGGCGTCGCCGATGCGCAGCGTCGCATTGCCGCGCAGCCGCTTGGCCGGCGGGCAATCCGACAGGTCGGGCAGATGCGATTCCCGGGTATGCACCACCAGCAGGCCCAGCGCGCGCGCATGCGCCAGCAGCGCCGCCACGGTGGGCACGATGGATGACAGCGTGCCCACGTCATTGCCCAAGGCCGCGCCAAAGCCGCCGGGCTCGATGAAGTCGCGCTGCATGTCGATGACGATCAGCGCGGTGCGCTCCGGCGCATAGCGGTAGGCATAAGGCGCCGCATCGACCTCGCGTTCCGGACTTGCAGTCATCGTCTTCTCCATGAAATGTTCAGCGGCGCTGGTCGCGCGCGGTATAGAGCCGGTGCAGCGTGATATTGCGCACCTTGGTCTTGCTGGCCTCGACATGCTCGCGCAGCAGCACGGCGGCCTGGTCCGCCTGCCGCGCCAGGATGGCCCGCAGGATGGCGCCGTGCTCGTCATAGGTGCAGGCCACCCGCCCGGCGCTGGAAAAGTCGAGACGGCGCAGGATGCGGATGCGCTCGGTGACGTCGTGATGCACCCGCGCCATTTCCGGATTGGCGGCCGCGGCCACCAGCGCCATGTGGAAGGCCTCGTCCATCTCGGCCACGCGCTGTCCATCGTCCAGGCGCGCCTCCGGCGCCACCAGCCAGAAGTCACTCAGGGTGTAGAGCGCGCCATGCAGTGCGCCGTCTTCGCACAGCCGGCGCACCACGGCTGTTTCCAGCACCAGCCGCAGGTCGTACAGGTGATCGAACTGCTCGAAGTCCAGCAACCTGACCGACCAGCCGCTTTTGGCATCCATGTCCAGATAGCCTTCCCGCTGCAGCCGCGCCAGCGCCTGCCGCAGCGGCGTGCGCGACATGCCGAGCCTGGCCGCCATCGCGGTTTCGGAAAAGCGTTCGCCCGGCAGCAGGCGGAAGGCAAACAGTTCGTCCTTCAGCCGCAGGTAGGCCGCATCGCCCAGCGTGGCCGGGCTGTCGTTGGCGGCGTTGGCCGGCGCATGGCGCCATGCGTTGGCCGCCATCAGGCAAACACTCCCGGTTCCCGCGCCATGGCCACGCCCTGCCCCGCCAGCAACCGCGCAGCCGCCAGGCACAGGTCTTCCCGCCATGGCGGCGCGATCAGCTGCACGCCGATCGGCAGGCCGGGCTCGCCGCCGGCCGGCCAGACCGGCACGGTGCAGACCGGCAGGCCGATGCAGGAGATCGGCTGGGTCAAGAGGCCCATGCTGGCGCGCAGCGGCAAGGCGCGGCCGCCGATGTGGAGGGTGGAGGCGCCGGCCACGGTGGCCTGCACCGGCGTGGCCGGCGCGATCAGCAGGTCGAGGCCCTGGTCGGCAAACAGCGCCATCACTTCCTCATGGGCGCGGCGACGCACCCGCTGCGCCTGCGCCAGCCAGGCTGACGGCATCAGCGAGCCGGCAATCAGGCGGTCGCGCGACAGCGGCTCGTACTCTTCGTAATGGCGCATCAGGCGGGCGCGATGCAGGGCGCCGCCTTCGGAACCGGTGATCAGGAATGCGGCCGACCGCGCCGCTTCCGCGCCCTGCCATTCCACGCTGCGCGCCGCGCCCAGCGCAGCGGCAACCCGCTGCACCGCTTCCCGCGCCGCCTCACCGGCCTGGCGCTCGAACCAGCCGCCCAGCACCCCCACCCGATCGCCACGGATCGCCGTTGCGCCATGCCCGACCGGCTCGGCGGCGCGCGGCGCGCAGGCCGGGTCGCTCGCGTCCGGCCCCTGCAGCGCATCGTAGGCCGCCGCCAGGTCATCGACATCGGCCGCGAACGGGCCGAGATGATCCAGGCTGTGCACGAAGGGAAAGCTGCCGGTGCGCGGCAGGCGGCCGAAGGTGGGCTTCAGGCCAAAGATGCCGCACAGCGAGGACGGCACCCGGATCGAGCCGTTGGTGTCCGAGCCCAGCGCCAGCGGGACCAGGCCGCCGGCCACCGCCGCCGCCGAGCCGCCGGAAGAGCCGCCGGCAATGCGGCTGGCGTCATGCGGGTTGCGCGTCACGCCATAGTGGCTGTTCTCGGTGGTGAAGCCGTAGGCATGCTCGTCCATGTTGAGCGCACCCACCAGCACCGCGCCGGCGGCGCGCATGCGGCGCACGAGTTCGGCATCGGCGGCAGCCGGCGGATTGCTCCGGTTGACCCGGCCCCCGGCGACAGTCACTTCGCCGGCGATGTCGAACAGGTTCTTGACCGCATACGGCACGCCGGCCAGCGGCGGCAGCGGCCGGCCGGCCGCGCGCAGCGCATCGACCGCGGCCGCCTCGATGCGCGCCCGCTCCAGGCACAGGCTGGTGAAGCTGTTGAGCACCGGGTCGCGCTTGCCGATCAGGGCCTCGGTGTCGGCCAGCACTTCCAGCGCGCTGGCCTTGCCCGCCCGGATCTGCGCGGCGATGTCGAGCGCGCGCCTCATGGCAGGAACACCGGCGCCGGCTCCAGCGCGAATGGCAGCTCGTCCTGCATCAGCACCGCGGCGATTGCGGCAATGCCCTCGAATGCCGCCGCAACGCCGGCTTCCTGGGCCTGGCTCAGCTCATAGCCCTGCAGCCGCAGGGCCTGCGCCACATAGGCGCGGATGTCCTCTTCCATGACGGCCTCCCTTTCAGCGCCGCACTTCGCGCTGGAAAATCTCCAGGCTCTTCTTCTTGGTCGCGATGAAGCCCGCGCCCGAGAGCGTCTCCACCGTGCGCGGCCGCGGGTCGTCGTACTGCAGGATCTCCGCAACGCGGGTCGGCCGCTTGGTCAGCAGCAGCACCTGGTCGGCCAGGTACACCGCCTCTTCCAGGTCGTGCGACACCAGCACCATGGTGGTGCCGGTCTGCATGAAGACTTCCTGCAGCTTCTCGCGGATGAACAGCGTCATCTCGAAGTCCAGCGCCGAGAACGGCTCGTCGAGGAACAGCACTTCCGGCCGCGGCGCCAGCGCCCGCATGATGGACGCGGTCTGCTGCTGGCCGCCGGACAGCTCGTAGGGATAGCGGCGCAGGTCGAACTTCACGTCGAAGGACGCGACCAGTTCCTCCATGCGGCGGTTGATCTCGGCCGGTGATTTCCCTTCCAGCTTCAGCGGATAGGCGATGTTGTCGATGGTGCGCTGCCAAGGCAGCATCGCCTCGCGGTAATTCTGGAACACATAGCCGACCTTGGTATCGGCCAGCGACTTGCCGTCGAACAGGATCTGGCCGGCGTCGACCGGGATCAGGCCCGCGATCATGTTGATCAGCGTGCTCTTGCCGCAGCCGTTGGGACCGAACACCGAGACGATGCGGCCCTTCGGTATGTCGAGGTCGAAGTTCTCGTACAGCGGCCAGCCGGCGAAGTACTTGGTCAGGCCGCTTATGGTGATATGGGTGCCGGCCGGGCCGGGCGCAAAGCGCGGCGCGGGCGGTTCCAGTTCGGCCAGCATGGTGGCAGGTCTCATGGCTTATCTCCCGTTCCAGTGAATGATGCGGCGCTCGATGAGCAGGAACAGCACATTGAGCGCATAGCCCAGCGCGCCGGCCGCGAGTATTGCCGCGTACATGCTCTTGACATTCAATACCTGCTGCGCATCGATGATGCGGTGGCCGATGCCGTTTTCCGAGCCGATGAACATTTCGGCGACGATCACGATCACCAGCGCCATCGACACCGCCGAGCGCAGGCCGACGAAGCTCGACTGCAGGCTTTCCCATACCAGCACGTCGCGGAAGATCTGCCAGCGCGTCGCGCCCATCACCCGCACCGCCATGACCCGCTGCTTCCTGGCGTTCATCACGCCATAGGCGCTGTTGAAGATCACGATCAGCAGCGCGCCGAAAGCGGCGATGGCGACCTTGTTGATATCGGACACGCCGAAGATCAGCAGGAACAGCGGTATCAGCGCCGACGACGGCGTGGAGCGGAAGAAGTCGATCAGGAACTCGATGCTGCGATAGACATTCTCGTTGCTGCCCAACAGCACGCCCAGCGGCACGCCGACCACGGCCGCGATCAGGAAGGCCTGCAGGGTGCGGCCGAAGGTCACGGCGAAGTCGGTCAGCAGCGGACCGCCGGCCATGCCGGTGACCAGCGCCTCCAGCGTGGCCGCGGGACTGGGCAGCAGGATGGCCTTGATCAGGCCGAAGCGCACCACCAGGTCCCAGACAATGAACAGCACCATCGGACCGATGAAGGGGAGCGCCTTCTTCCATGCCGGCGGCGCCGGCGCTTTGGCGGCGTCGGCATTGGCCGGCGGCGCCCATGGCGCGGCCGGGTTGACTGCGGTCTTGTTCATGGCTTACCCCTTGTACAGCAGCGAGTCCACCATCACCCGCTTCTGGAAGATGCCCTTGTCGGCAAACAGGTCATAGAACTTCTGGAAGTGGGCCACGTCGCTGGGCTTGAATTCGTTGTAGAACATGTAGTCCGACATCGGCACTTCGGCCGTCAGCGCGCCCTCGATCGCGGTATAGCCTTTCAGGTAAGGCCGCGCCGCGTCCGGCGACTTGCGCACCAGGTCCACGCCGCGCAGATAGGCGGCCATGTACTTCTTCGCCGCCTCCGGATGCTGGCGGATGAATTCCGACGTCAGGCTGGCCGCGCCGCCATGCCAGGGCGCCATCGCATCGCCCAGGATGTACTTGGCCACCACGCCGGTTTCCAGCGTGCGGGTGGCGCCGTTCAGGCGGCCGACGGTGCCGGTGGGTTCCAGCGTGTACACCGCATCGACCTGCCCGGCCGCAAGCGCCGCCACATGCTGGCCGATCGGCAGCTCGACCACGGTCACGCCGGTGGCGCCACCGCGCTCCAGCATCACCTTGGCCAGCGTCATGTTCTGCACGCCCGGTCCGCAGCCGATGCGCTTGCCTTTCAGATCGGCGATGCTCTTGACCGCACTGTCCTTGGGCACGACGAATTCATCGAGCACGAATTTGGCGTTGGTGGGGTTGGTGCAAAAGATCTTGAACAGGCCGGGCTGCGCGATCTCGCCGATGGCCAGCACGGCCGATGCGGTGCCATTGCTGCTGCCTTCTGCGCGGCCGGCCAGCATTGCTTCCATCACCTGCTGCGCGCTGGCGAACTTCTGCGCCTCGACATCGAGTCCCGCCTCCTTGAAATAGCCCTTTTCCACCGCGGCGAAAAACGGCAGGCCTGATGCGACCGGCCAGTAGCCGATGCGTATCTTGGGCGAAGCCTGCGCGCGCACGATGGCAGGCGCGCCAAGCGCCGCCAGCGCGCCGCCGGCAAGCGCCGCGCGCAGCACGCGGCGGCGGCTGGGCGAACGCGGTGCGGCGTGCTCCGACTGAGTGGCGATGGCGAATGCGGGGCTGATGTCTTTCATTGGATCTCCGGACAAGGGGTTGAACGTGAGACCGGTCTTTAGTGGTGCACCGGCCTGTATACAGGCTGGTGTACATGCAGCTTGCGTGCCAGCCTGTTTTGGTGCGGGGAGAAAGGTGGCGGGCGACGGCGCTTCGAGTCGGCTGAAAGGATGCGCAATTGCGGAACGGCGCATTGCATTAAGAGTTGCACAGGTAGCGAGGCGGTACAGCTTTGCAGGTAGGGGTGACGTTGCAGTTGCTTTTGAAGTACGCGTAGCGACCGTTGCAGTTGCTTTTGAAGTACGCGTAGCGACCGTTGCAGTTGCAGTTGCAGTTGCAGTTGCAGTTGCAGTTAGGTGTGAAACCCCGTTGAGCGCGCCGTGTCAGCGGTGCCCGGAGCGGATAAGGTGCGGCGTCTGTCTGAGCGAAGCGCAGCGTAGCGAGTTTAGCCGCGCCCCGCTCCGGGTACCGCTGCCACGGGAACCCCGCGCAGCGGGGCGCGATCACCGGGGCCGCCTTTTTTGGTTACTTTTTTGGCGGAGCAAAAAAGTAACCCGGCCGCCGGGACGGACTCCCGGCTTGTCTCCACGGCAGTGCAATCGCCTTGCGTCAACCGGCAAGGCACGGGCAGCACTGTCGTCGTTGTCTTTGACGTTTCTAAGCAAACTGCGAACTGCAAAGTCAAAAGCAACTGCTGCTTCGCCGTGACGCCTTTACGCCGGGTGAAACAACGCCACTGCACTGCCGTCATGACCAGGCCGGGTGTTCGCCCCGGCAGGCGACCTACTTCTTTTGCTTCGCCGTAACTATTCAGCATCAGACTGTTAAATTCCTTCATTCAGGTGCATAGTGCGATGTCATGAAATCACGTCCCGATCTCTCCACTCTGAGCTTCGAGCAAAAGGACG
Coding sequences within:
- a CDS encoding GntR family transcriptional regulator, whose protein sequence is MAANAWRHAPANAANDSPATLGDAAYLRLKDELFAFRLLPGERFSETAMAARLGMSRTPLRQALARLQREGYLDMDAKSGWSVRLLDFEQFDHLYDLRLVLETAVVRRLCEDGALHGALYTLSDFWLVAPEARLDDGQRVAEMDEAFHMALVAAAANPEMARVHHDVTERIRILRRLDFSSAGRVACTYDEHGAILRAILARQADQAAVLLREHVEASKTKVRNITLHRLYTARDQRR
- a CDS encoding DUF4089 domain-containing protein, which translates into the protein MEEDIRAYVAQALRLQGYELSQAQEAGVAAAFEGIAAIAAVLMQDELPFALEPAPVFLP
- the thiD gene encoding bifunctional hydroxymethylpyrimidine kinase/phosphomethylpyrimidine kinase; its protein translation is MSMPAFPAPSQRYVRVLTIAGSDSGGGAGIQADLKTFAALGCYGMSAITAITAQNTLGVTAIQALPASLLTQQIDAVTTDIGVDAVKIGMLHDPDVVLAVAAAISRYGWTKVVLDPVMVATSGDALIARETVAVLVRELFPLATVVTPNLDEAALLLGRPVTREAELAQAAADLLALGAPAMLLKGGHLAGEELVDLLLEAGQPPQRYASARIASSNTHGTGCTLSSAIACHLALGHDLAEAVRLARAYVVEAIRHGADVRVGGGHGPLNHGFAPAAMRKA
- a CDS encoding cysteine hydrolase, whose protein sequence is MTASPEREVDAAPYAYRYAPERTALIVIDMQRDFIEPGGFGAALGNDVGTLSSIVPTVAALLAHARALGLLVVHTRESHLPDLSDCPPAKRLRGNATLRIGDAGPMGRILVRGEPGNQILPEVAPLEGELVIDKPGKGAFHATGLNEVLRKRGISHLLLAGVTTEVCVQTTMREANDRGYECLLVEDAAASYFPAFHEATLAMIRAQGGIVGWTAPLAALLAA
- a CDS encoding ABC transporter permease translates to MNKTAVNPAAPWAPPANADAAKAPAPPAWKKALPFIGPMVLFIVWDLVVRFGLIKAILLPSPAATLEALVTGMAGGPLLTDFAVTFGRTLQAFLIAAVVGVPLGVLLGSNENVYRSIEFLIDFFRSTPSSALIPLFLLIFGVSDINKVAIAAFGALLIVIFNSAYGVMNARKQRVMAVRVMGATRWQIFRDVLVWESLQSSFVGLRSAVSMALVIVIVAEMFIGSENGIGHRIIDAQQVLNVKSMYAAILAAGALGYALNVLFLLIERRIIHWNGR
- a CDS encoding AtzE family amidohydrolase: MRRALDIAAQIRAGKASALEVLADTEALIGKRDPVLNSFTSLCLERARIEAAAVDALRAAGRPLPPLAGVPYAVKNLFDIAGEVTVAGGRVNRSNPPAAADAELVRRMRAAGAVLVGALNMDEHAYGFTTENSHYGVTRNPHDASRIAGGSSGGSAAAVAGGLVPLALGSDTNGSIRVPSSLCGIFGLKPTFGRLPRTGSFPFVHSLDHLGPFAADVDDLAAAYDALQGPDASDPACAPRAAEPVGHGATAIRGDRVGVLGGWFERQAGEAAREAVQRVAAALGAARSVEWQGAEAARSAAFLITGSEGGALHRARLMRHYEEYEPLSRDRLIAGSLMPSAWLAQAQRVRRRAHEEVMALFADQGLDLLIAPATPVQATVAGASTLHIGGRALPLRASMGLLTQPISCIGLPVCTVPVWPAGGEPGLPIGVQLIAPPWREDLCLAAARLLAGQGVAMAREPGVFA
- a CDS encoding toll/interleukin-1 receptor domain-containing protein, with the protein product MPDVFLSYAEQDRDTARRVASLLQAQGWSVHPEQAPANDAEARCMVVLWSRHSVNNDQVAAEAEQGRARHALVPVLLEQVTPPPGLRSIQAADLSGWDGTAAAPGARQLVADLAGLLGQPLPSGRVILPPVKVAPRLHPAWLILVALGLLLAAGLGAITLWRNAPAPKPAAAAATLLYAASSAASGAVQPTMPPWARIIASVAS
- a CDS encoding ABC transporter ATP-binding protein, producing the protein MRPATMLAELEPPAPRFAPGPAGTHITISGLTKYFAGWPLYENFDLDIPKGRIVSVFGPNGCGKSTLINMIAGLIPVDAGQILFDGKSLADTKVGYVFQNYREAMLPWQRTIDNIAYPLKLEGKSPAEINRRMEELVASFDVKFDLRRYPYELSGGQQQTASIMRALAPRPEVLFLDEPFSALDFEMTLFIREKLQEVFMQTGTTMVLVSHDLEEAVYLADQVLLLTKRPTRVAEILQYDDPRPRTVETLSGAGFIATKKKSLEIFQREVRR
- a CDS encoding NrtA/SsuA/CpmA family ABC transporter substrate-binding protein, whose translation is MKDISPAFAIATQSEHAAPRSPSRRRVLRAALAGGALAALGAPAIVRAQASPKIRIGYWPVASGLPFFAAVEKGYFKEAGLDVEAQKFASAQQVMEAMLAGRAEGSSNGTASAVLAIGEIAQPGLFKIFCTNPTNAKFVLDEFVVPKDSAVKSIADLKGKRIGCGPGVQNMTLAKVMLERGGATGVTVVELPIGQHVAALAAGQVDAVYTLEPTGTVGRLNGATRTLETGVVAKYILGDAMAPWHGGAASLTSEFIRQHPEAAKKYMAAYLRGVDLVRKSPDAARPYLKGYTAIEGALTAEVPMSDYMFYNEFKPSDVAHFQKFYDLFADKGIFQKRVMVDSLLYKG